A segment of the Odoribacter splanchnicus DSM 20712 genome:
AGGTGATTCCTCCGAAACATATCCCTGTCAGGATACATAATATCAAAACATTATGCAACACTTCGGTCGCCTTCAGATCATCCTTCTGTCCCAAGTAAATAGAACTGATCGCAGCGCCACCGACACCGATGAGTGTACTGAAAGCGATAATCAGATTCATCAGCGGAAAAGTCAGGGCCAGTCCCGAAATAGCCAGAGGTCCCACTCCATGTCCGATAAAAATACTGTCTACGATATTGTACACAGACGTAACGGTCATCGCAATGATGGCAGGTATCGAATATTGTATCAACAACTTGCCGATGGATTCCGTTTCAAGTACATGAGGATTTTTTGTCTGTGTCATAGAGCGTTATTTAGTCGGGGATTAAAATTTCAATTTTTTTTCTATTTCCCCGGTTACTTTATAATATTTCCAGGTTCCTGTGCGTCGTCCTTTCTTATATTTTCCTTCTCCGAAGAGATGGCCGGTAGAATAATAGAAACGGGCCTCACCGTGCCTCAGCCCCCTATTATACTCCAACTCGGTTTTCAAAGTTCCATCGGAAAAAAATTCTTTATAAGCCGTAATCTTACCATTATCGTATGTCACCTGTACAGCAACTACCCCATCCGGATAGAAAAAACGGGATTCTCCCTGCAGCTTACCTTCCCGGTAGAGCAACTGCGCGACAACCTGCCCCTGCCGATCGGTAATCTTCCAAATGCCTTCCGGGTCACCGTTACTTAGTTTGCCGGCATAGTCCAGTTGCTCAGTCCGATAAGCATAATCTCCCCGGGTACTCACGGCGATGCTATCGGGAATCACCACATGATAATACCCGGACTCGATCAAGTCGGCCTGTTTTTCGAGTGACCGACTGAGTTCGCGGATCTCGTAATCCCGGGCAGCATCGACATTGTGAATAGCCACCAAATGCGTTTCATACCCACTTCCAGCATTGGTCAAAGTGAAACCGATGGCCTCGAAACTCTGAAAAGCCCCCTTATTCTTTACAAATTCAGCACGATCTTCCGGTGGCAAAGAACGAAAGAGATATTCGTAGGTCTCGGGCGAACTGACATATCCGTATATATTACTCCGGTTACCCAATTCACTCATCAGATCATTGTATTTTTCGTCCTGAACGAGGGTATTCCCCAAGGAATAATCTTTTATCATAGCAGCCAGGGTAGACGACGAATTACTGAATACCACATAATCGCCGATAAAGGTATAGTAGGGCTTGTCGAACTTACTGAACCATTTCCCCAGAAACATATTGAAAAAACCTTTCAGGCTGAGATAACCGATTGTATGTCCGTTATAATCGATATTCCGGAAACGCACAGGGGTCTTCCGCCCGATTTGTTCAGCCAGATAAGCCAGCTGATCTTTAGCCAGATCGATATCTTTGGCCCGGATGGCCAGTATCAGGTTATCCAGCCGGTTTTCCTGATCGACTGCCGGTTTGACAATCGCTATTTCATTCCCCATCCACGAAGTGAATAATCCGGCCAGATCCAATCCCAGAAATTTATTCAAGCGGGTTACGGTCTTTTCATATCCCTGAAATTCTTTCAGGTTATTTACCTTATAATCTTCCAGCAATATATTCTCAAGCTCTTCGAACGAACTGTAACATACCGATACGTATGCCGCCACATGATTACCGATAATCTCTCTGACCGACGATTTATTACCCTCCACCAGATTTAAAGCACTCCATAGTGAAAAGTTATGCCTGCTGGGATAGGTTTTCCCCGAAAAGGCAAGCGCTTTATCCTGCAGTTGCAAAGCTAACGCTGTCGTCTCGAAAGCAGAAGAATCGGCATTGGTGGCAGCTTCACCCCAAAGCATCTTCATCCATTTTTCGAACCGGGTATGTTCGAGTTCCAGACGGATATCCCCGGTATTGCTTTGTTCCTGGAAAGCCGGATGTCGCCCACAAGTCTTCCAGGCCCGGGTGACTAATTTTTCAGAAAAGGAGATAAACAACAGATTGGCTTTAATCGCATAATATAATTTCAGCTCCCCGATCCTGATCCCGGTAACGTCTCCCTTCCTGCTCATTTGTCCGTCGCCCAGCACCCCTCCCACCAAGCCGTCGAATGCCTGGATAACATTCAGTTTCCCAAGATCGCAGACATACAATAAGTCATAATCGGTTGCAGAAACCAAATGGCAGGACACCGCAAAAGGGCGGTCTGTCAGTAATTTTCTCAATCCGGGATATACCTCGCTCAACGAATCGGCCAGATTCAGATTGGCATGATATTCTTCGAAGTAAGGATATGCTTTCAGAGATGCCCAAATCCGATTCCGGTATAATTTGTCACGTATTCGATTAAAAGAAGGGGTCTCGACAATAAATACCGCATCTTCAGGGATTCCTTCCCTGACGCGATACATACCGGATTGACGGAAAACCAGATACCAAATTCCGCCTGCCGCCAAAAAAAGCAAGAGTACCCAAAACACCAGACGCCTTTTCATAAAATAACGAATAGATAGATTCAGACGAAAATACACAATTTTCTGCTATCTTTGCCGGTCCGATCTTTAAAAATACGCCTGGTTTTATATAAACAGAATCCATATGCGTTTTACAAATCGTCAAATCTTAAAAATTGCAGGTCCGATACTCGTCAGTGTCCTTATGGAACATCTGATCGGAATGACAGATACCGCTTTTTTGGGAAGAGTCGGAGAAGTAGAACTGGGAGCTTCAGCCCTGGCAGGAGTGTATTATCTGGCCATTTTCATGCTGGGTTTCGGTTTCAGTACAGGGGTACAGATTATGATCGGCCGGCGAAACGGAGAAGGAAATTATACGGCGATCGGCGAGCTGTTCAACCAGGGATTCGTATTCCAATTTCTTCTGGCTACTTTTATCTTTTTTGCTACCCGTTTCGGCTCTCCTTTGCTACTCCGGCATCTGATCGACTCGCCACAGGTATACGAAGCTACTTTAGAGTATATGAACCGGAGAATTTTCGGTTTGTTCTTTTCGTTTACGGCGTTGATGTTTCGTGCCTTTTATGTCGGAATTGCCGATACGCGGACACTAACCGCCAACTCCCTGGTGATGGTCGGTACGAATGTTGTGCTCAACTATATCCTGATATTCGGCAAACTGGGTTTTCCTGCTTTAGGAATTGCAGGGGCAGCGATTGCTTCCGTCCTTGCAGAAGTCACGTCGTTGCTCTTTTTTATCGTATACACCGGCTTGAAGATCGACCGGCAGAAATATCGTCTTTACCGTTTCCACCGCATAGAAATCCACTTACTCAAACGAATTTTGGGTATTTCGATCTGGACAATGGTGCAGGCATTTATTTCTATCAGCACCTGGTTTTTATTTTTTATCGCTGTCGAACACCTCGGAGAACGGCCTTTAGCCATTACCAATGTGTTAAGGAATATCTCCTCCCTTTTCTTTATTATCGTCAGTGCTTTCGCCACTACCGCCAGTTCATTGGTAAGTAACCTGATGGGGTCCGGAGATTCCGGCAGGGTAATGGATACTTTCAAAAAAGTGTCCCGGCTATGTTATGTTTTTATCCTCCCCCTGATATTCGTGATGGCTTTATTCCCCAACAGCGTCATGCGGATCTATACAGACAACTCCGCTCTTATCCAAAGCGCGGTACCGGCCTATTATGTGATGATCTTCGTCTATCTGGTCAGTGTACCGGCTAATATTTTATTCAATACCGTATCCGGAACAGGAAATACCCGTTCGGCACTTTTTATCGAGCTGATCGCTTTGGTGGCCTATGTCCTGTCGGTGATCTATCTGGTGATCTACCTAAAAGCCGACGTCGCTATTTGCTGGACAACCGAATACATCTACCTGGTTTGTATGTTTTCATTAACCTATTGGTATATGAAAAAAGGAAACTGGAAAAACAAAAAAATCTGATCCGCTTTATCCGTTTTTAGTGTTTTCACTCTGCGCGGCGACGACAGAACATACTTTTAAAGACTTGCCATCCCACTTCTCCCATCCAACGGTAAAGAATCGGTTTTCCCAATTGCCAGGCCATATTGATCCATGGATTACCCGCAAAGCCCGGGCCACCCTGCTTTTCACCATTATTCCTCCGGTGTGGCATAAGGACGGCAGAAATTTCTGACCACATCAACCGTCCGGCATTAGAGCGGATATATTGCCAGTCAGCGGAAATTTTCTCCTCCGTTTCCTGACACAGCCGTCGGATCTCCCGCTTCTCCAGGATAACCTGGCCGAGAGGGGTTTTGGGATTGACCTTTGTCGTCTTCATCGTCATTCGCTTGCAAAGCTTCGATAACCATATTCATTATCCCGATCCGGATTCCATGTTTCATTCCCCAGACTATCAAAGTGAACAATAGGTAAAAACCTCCGACAATCAGAAAACCGAGCGCCGGACTATCCAATAATTCCCCCAGATAGCACCCTAAGGCGACAAACAGAAACAGAACCGTAAAAAAGGACAGTAATAACAAGATAAGGCTATGTGAGAGAACTGCAAGAACGATAGCAGTCCTCTCGATAGCCATTAATTTCAGTAGACGGAGTTTCAACCTGGCATAAGTTGAAATATCTTCTTTCAATTCAGTAAATATTTTCCCTGCAGTATTCTCCATCACCTCCCTGGTCAGTTAACCGACTTTTCAGAGTTCTTTACCCGATCTTTCAGGTTATTCACGTCTTTCCGGTAACTTTCGGCATATTGGGCTTGTTTTTGTTCATCAGCCTCAGCCCTGTTGTCCATCGTTTGCCGGAAATCATTTGCTTTCTGAGAAAGGTCGTCGGCGGTAGCACTAGCCTTATTACCGGCGGCCTCAGCCCATTCTTCGGCTTTATCCCCGGCTTTACCGGCCCACTGGCGTGCTTTATCGCCAGCCTCTTCGGACCATTCCCCGGCCTTACCGGCAAACTTCGAACCGGCATGTTCAGCTTTTGCTTTTACTTTTGAGAATACCGACCGGGCACCGTCTTTGATCCCATGTCCCACTTCCCGCAGCTCTTCCTCCAGTTTCTGGCGATGTTCACCTGTCATCAGGTAGCCGACAGCGGCTCCGACAAGTGCTCCAATCCCCAAACCTAACAATAGTTTTGAATTCTCGCTTTTCATAATCTTTTGTTTTTATCGTATTGTACATACTCAACGAAAGGAGAAAGCAAAAAGTTTGGTTTTTAAATAAACTTAAAGCAAATTTCAAGACAACAACTCTAAAACCTTTTCCGGCCGGCTAAAATCAGGAATGACAGCTGAAACTTTATCGCCAATGGCCTCTTCAGGATTCGTCGTCGCCAATCCGATCACCCGCATCCCGGCAACCGTACCCGCTTGTATTCCGGAAAAGGAGTCCTCGAAAACGACACATTCTCCGGGATCCACCTGCAAATCCCGGGCAGCCAGCAAATAGCACATCGGATCGGGTTTGCCGGACGTTATCCGATCGGCCGTTACAATCGTATCGAAAACCTTCTCTATGTCCATGAGCTTTAAAGCACGCTCTATTTTAATCCGATAAGAACTGGTTACCAGGCCCACCCGATATCCCTTTGTTTTAAGCATATGCAAAAACCGAACGGCTCCTTTTACTTCCGGAAAATCCATCGTCTCTTCGTATTCATCACAGGCCCGGGTAATCTTCCCGAGTTCTTCGGAAGAATAATCCGAAAAATAAAGTTCATAAATCCGTTGTAAAGTCGTCCCTTTTATTTTTGCCGGAAAATCCGGAATACCGATATGATATTTTTCCGCCACTTGTCTCCAGAAAATATCGTAGAGCGGCTCCGTATCCGCCACTACACCGTCGAAATCAAAGAATATCGTCGTTATGTCCATAGTTATAAAGTTGCTTGATTAATGGAAAGCAAAGTTATTATTTTATTCAAAACATCCCCCCAAAGTTTTTATCTCACTTCGGGAGGATGTGCAGGCAAATATTTTTCGATATCCTGATTTTTTAAGGAAAGAACGTTTGAATTGTTATCGATTAATCCTTGTATTCGAAACTGATGGTGGATACATCCTCTTCATCCGTACAGGTAATCGACTTTATGCCACCCCATTCTTCGTATGTATAGGTGAACGGTAAATTACCGTAGATTACATCCGAAGAGGTAGGAAGATTGGCAGAGGAGTTTCCGCAAAGCCCTAAAAGGTGCGGGAAAAAATCACTATTTTCCGTAATGGCCGTAAGGATAAATTTGTAAATACAAATAACGGGGTCTACGCCATTCGTGATATTCTTTTGTTCTCCGAATTTAAGTCCGCCTCCGTCGATGGCAACCAAGTTGTTATCGGTATATTTGTATTCTACCGGATACTCCTCCTTTTCTATTTCTCCATCTTCATTCTCTCCCTCATATACTCCGATCACAGAAGTAAGGTAGTTATCGGTATACTCCAATCTGAACGACGTGCCGTAAGCATCCACATAACTGGCTATTTTACCGTCTTTCAGGACATAAGTGAATGTTTCGGCTTCTTCTTCATCAGCGATAAGAATCTGTTCACCTTCCCGTTTTACATTGTAAATCATTTCTTGCGTTTCGCCCTCTGCTTCTACGGTATATCCGATTTTCTCAATTTGTCCGCCTTCTCCATAAGTCAGGGTATATTCTATCGTGCCCAAATAATCCGAAAAGATGACTTTGGTGAGCGTTTTCTCCACTTTGTTCACAATCACTTCCACCGTCCCCAATTCATACTCCTCATTGTTTTGGCGCACGATGACCTTCTAGTTACCGGCTTCTGCGTCGGCAGGCACGGTAAAGGTCACGCTTGTAGCCGTGAACGCTGCCCCTTCGATGTCTAAGGTTTTGGTAGCATCCGCACTGTTTTTGAGAATGAGTTTGGCAGCTGTGACAAAGTCTTTGCCGTTAACGGTGACTTCCTCACCGGCGGTGAAGGTTTCCGGCAGGGTTGCGGTCGGAGCAACGGGAGGCGTCGGTTCGTCGTCATTGTCCGAGCAGGCGGTGAAAGCACATGCGCTGCATACCATCAGCAGCATAATCCAAATGTTCTTCATAACTTTAAATTTTAAAAGGTTAATAAATTACCACATCGATACATTGTGCCGTGTCGAAAAATTTGCGGGCAAATGCCACAATGTCTTTCGCACGGATTTGGTCGATGATACCGTCGAAATAGCGGGGGTCATCGAGCTGGGTATGGGTGCGGTTGTAAAATTGCAGGTTTTCCGTCCAGTAGGCCACATTCTTTTCGGCAAACGCCTTTTGGTGTTCTTGTTTAAGCACCAACAGATAGTATTCGGCGTCATCTTCGGAGATACCTTCCTCTATGAACTGCCGGATTTGGTCGTGGACAATCTGGCGCATCCGGGGACCTTTGGCCTGCGAGCTTTCGAACTGCACGGCAAAGGTCTGGTCGTAGAACGGGTAATCCTCCGCTTCCGTGTGGAGTTGTACCCCGTAGGAACCACCCTCGTCCTCGCGGATGATTTGCCGGAAGAGGTTGTCGAAATGCTTCTGCAGGACGTGGAAACAGATTTTATCCGACGCCTTGGTTTTCAGGTGGTTTTTGTATTCGATACTGACCATGTACTTCTCTTCGGGCAATCCTAAACGGATGTCGCGTGTAGCGGATGCCGTGCTGGCATACCGGTGGTGCACCGGCGTCTCGCGGACGTTGCGCGCCGGCAGGGAAGCGATGTAAAGCTCCACTAACCTGCGGGCCTCTTCACGGGGGAGGTCACCGACGAGATAGAAAGCGAAATCGGCAGCGTTGCGGAAACGCTCGTCGTAAATTTCCACCATCCGGTCGTAATCCATCGCCGCATAGTAAGCCGTATCCGTTTTGCGGATGCGGGGCGACGGCAGGGTGTGCAGCTCTTGCATGACGGAGGCTATCGAGTCGTCGGTCGTCGGTTTGGCGTAGGTGCGCTGAATTTTGTTGGCACGCACATATTTGTCGAAATCCGGACGGCTGAACCGGGGATGTACAACGGTCAGGTGAAAAAACTGGAAAGCAATCTCCGCATCGTCGCGTGTACTGCTGCAACTGATACTTTCCGACCGTTCGCCGAGGTCGATATTGATGTCGATATTGTGTCCGCGCATGATAGCGTTGAGCAGCCGGGCGGGGTATTTGTACAGCCCGTATTGCAGGAACAGGGTATTCAACGCATCGGCCGAGGGCAGGTCTTCCGCCGGCAGCAGGGAGCGGCCTCCGGGACTTCCAGCTAAGAGATTGAAAGCACCGCTTTCATAATCGTTGTGTTTGTAGTAGACCTTGGCGCCGTTGCTCAGGGTCCATTCCTCCGCACCGGGACCTTTCAGCCTTTTGGTCTTGACAATGCGGCCGGCAACAGGAGTGAAATCCATCAGGGACGGCAGCGTATCGGCAACAGCCTGCACGTAAGGTGCCGGCGAGGATTGCCGGGCTTCGCGGAGCAGTCGTGTCAAGGTTTCGCTGTCCGGGAACGGATAATCCGGATTATTGCCCTGTACGGCATAAATGCGGTTGAGGTCTCCGGCATTCCAACGGTCGAGCCAGGCATGTACGGCGCGGCTGTCAATGGAATCGAGCAGGTGCCAGGCGGCGTCTAATTTCTCAGCCACTTCGGCCAGCGGATAACCGAGCAGAAAATGGTCCTGATAGACTTTCAGGTAGACACTGTTGGGCATACGACGGAGCATAGCCGCAGACTGTTTCAACCCGAGACGATAGTTGTCCGTCAACTCCTTTAGCTTCTGGTCCGTGATGGCGTAACGATGAATGCGTTCAAGCTGTTCCAGCACTTGCCGAACCGCTTCCTTTTCCATGCCGGGCAGAGGGGTAATGGCGATATTCTGCCCCTCGTAATGACGCACAACGTCGTGTACACCGGCCTGTGCACTAAGGAACAAGGCATCCTCTTCCTGAATAAAATCATTGAGGCGCTCGCCGACGATTTGATTGTAAAACTCCCGGCACAACTGGTCTTTCACCTGTTCGCCGAGTGTACGGAATTCCGGCTTGCGGAAACGTTTCATCAGTACGACGGCGTTCTGGGGAATATCTTCGTCGATAAGCCGGCAATACTGGGGCTCTTCGTTGTCCGGAATGGCATATGTCACCCGCGGTTTGGCATTCACGCGCTTCGGAATGCCGGCAAAGAGGCGTTTCACTCCGGCCTCCACGGCATCGGGGTCGATGTCGCCGAGGACAATGACCGCCTGCTGGTCGGGACGGTAAAAATCGTGATAATAGGCGCGCACTTCGTCGGCAGTGAAGTGGTTCAGGACTTCCGGAGTACCGATAACGTCGTGGGTGGCGTACTTGCTGTGGTTGTAGAGATAAGCGTTGAGTTGGCTCTGCATCCGTTGCGAAAGGTCCATTCCCTGACGGCGTTCTTCGAGGATGACTTTGCGCTCGATTTCCATTTCGTCGGCGCGCAGTTGCAGGAAGCCCGACCAATCGTGCAGGATAAGCAGGCAGGAATCTACCAGCCCGCCGTCCGTCGTGGGAACGCCGTCGATGTGATACACGGTTTCATCCGCACCCGTATAGGCATTCAAATCCTGAATGCCCCGGCGTTTCAGGAAAGCGGGTACGCCTTCCGGGAAATGCTCCGTAGCATGGAAAGCCATGTGCTCCAGCACGTGGGCCAGTCCGTTTTGATGTTCCTCTTCCATCAGGGCACCCACGTTCTGCACCAAATAGAAGTCGGCTTTCCCTGCGGATGCACCCGTGGCACGGATGTAATAAGTCAGTCCGTTATCCAACCGCCCGTGACGGAACGGCGTTTCCGGGGCTGCCGACACGCGGAAGACGCAGACGGTCAGAAATGTCAGAAGGAATATTCTCATAGGTCGTTCAGTTTTTCACGAATCATATTCTGCAACTGCACTTTTACGGCTTCTTCCGGAATGCCGGCACAAACGATAAAGGCCTGGTTGAGGCTTTGTTTCGCCTTGGCCGAATCGCCGGTTTTCTGCTGGTTTTCCGCTAATAACATCAACAGGCGGGCGCGCAGTTGGGCGGTCATGTCAAACGTCAGCGCACGGTCCAACCATTGAATCAGCATGGGACGGGCATTGTCCGGCGGATTGCCTTGGTAAATGCCGTAGAGGTCTTCGATGGGCTGAGTGTAATCGTTAATACTCAACGCCTTTCCGGCTCCTGCGAAATATTTGTCCATGTTCTCAAAAAAGAGAGGCAGGTTGTGGCGGAACAGGTTGAAATAACTGTCTGCCAGCAGGGTCACCGCTTCAACCGCCGTCAGGTCGCCGAACGGCATGCCGGCATAAATGGCCCGGAGGTCACCGCCGATGCGTCCGAGGGCCTGCCTGTAGTCGGTCTTGCCGGTACTGCAAAGCCGCAGGATATACGTGTTGTAAAGTCCGATAAGGTAATTTTGCACCGTTTCCTTGTCTACCGCTTCGCCGTAACGGTCGTAATTTTTGACCACGAAATCGAATATCCCGTCTTGTTTTTCCATTTCGGGATGATAAAGCGAAAGGATGGTAAAATCGGTCGGGTTAATCATGTTCTCCAATTTCTTGGTTTTGAGGTACTCCGGGAAAAGGGCATCGATGCGCACTTTCCATTTTTCCTGATTATACCCGTTCTGGGTGCCGATAAAATGGGGGGCACGAATCAGCAACTTTTGTTGCAGTTCGGTGTTTTTCTTTTCTTTGCGCGATTTTTCGTACAGTTTCTCAAAAGGGAGTTCCTCGCCTGTCGCAATCTGCGCTTCAAGCATCAGCACATCGGGAGTGACGGCACCCACAAGGGTCCTCAATACTTCCCCCTTACTGTCGAGGAACATCAGGGTGGGCAGGGATTCCACTTTGTAGCGTTTCACCACCTCTTTATTGGCGGCCGCATCGCAGTCTAATTTGCAATTGATGAAATGTTCGTTGAAGTAGTCTCCCACCGGGGGAATGGTGAACACCTGGGCGGCCATCACCTTGCAGGGACCGCACCAATTGGCATAAAAATCAATGAAAAGGTTCTTCTTTTCCGCCTTGGCTTTGGCCAAAGCCTCTTCAAAAGTACCCTCGGTAAACGTGATTTGGGCAAACAAACCGTTGGCCGCCACAAGCAGCAGACCAACAAACAAGAGTTTCAACTGTTTCATATTTTCAGGAATGATTTATTGCAGGATAAAGGTGAATATATCGGGGAGCACTACGCTATAGCCTTCGTTGCTGACCCGCAGAGAAACCATGTATTTCCCGGCCGGAGAGTTGACTTTGGCATCCACATACATCCGTCCGCCTCCGATAACGGAGAGGTAACGGCCGAAATCGGCTGCTGCCGCCTCTCCCCGGTCGCTCCGGATGCTTACCAAGGTATAGGTAATCGGTTCCGTTCCCAACAACTGCTCGATACACGAGGTGGTCCAGGGAATATCCAAAGCTTGCTGTTTCTGCAATTTCTCTAATTCCCGGGCAATGGTGAAAGGAGTTTCCAAACCGGCTTCCTGGCAGAGGGCTTTGATTTTTCTCTCTATCCGGTCCCTAATCTGGTATACAGGCTGGTACACCTCTAACTCGTATGTCACCCAAGCCTCGTATGCTTTTTCGCAATTGTCCGTCAATTCCTGCACCCGGTCCGGGTCGGCGTCGGATTCATCCTCAAACTGGTCTAAATAGGCGTTCAACTTTTCTCCGTGTTTATTCATAATACCCTCCAAACGGTCGAGTTCTTCGATGATTTTCTCCTCTTCCGCTTCGATGGTGCGGTAAGCGTTCAGGGAATCGAGAATCTCCCCGGAATAGCTGTTGAGTTGCTCTTCTAAGCGGATTACTTCTTGGTTATAATCCTCATAGCGGATAATTTTCAGACTGTCTATGGGATAGCGGGCATTTTCCGTAAACAGGTAGCCCGTGTGTTCCTTTTCGCATCCTGCCAAAGCGAACAGGGCGAAAAAGAGAGGGAGATATAGGGTATATTTATTCATGTCCGATAAATTAAGGGTTATTCAAATAAGAAATCATGTCCTAAAGCCTGCACCACCCCGTTTTCGGTCTGAATGTTGCTGGAGTAGATTCTCCGGGAGGTGGCAAACTTTTCGATAAAGAACCACAGATGCACGGCCCCTGCATTCCCAACACCCAAGTAGGACTCCTGAAACGTCCACAAGAAGGCTTCACTTCCGTCCATCAGGGTGTAGGTCTTGCCGCCTGTCTTCTCGCCGGTAGCCTCGGAACGGGAACCACGGGGTACGTCGCTCGTCAGGATGCGTTGCGGAATGATGAGTTTTTCCAACAGACGCCGGCACTCTGCGGCGGGAATTTCATTTACCCGCCTGAAATTGTTATTGAACATATAAGTCATGATGGCCAGATTGCTGGGAGCCAGAAACGTAATCTGACCGTATTCGCCTTTGCCCTCGAACAAATCCTGTAACCCGGCATGTTGAATCATCACCCGGGTGGAATCCCAGTCACGGGGCTGT
Coding sequences within it:
- a CDS encoding HAD family hydrolase — protein: MDITTIFFDFDGVVADTEPLYDIFWRQVAEKYHIGIPDFPAKIKGTTLQRIYELYFSDYSSEELGKITRACDEYEETMDFPEVKGAVRFLHMLKTKGYRVGLVTSSYRIKIERALKLMDIEKVFDTIVTADRITSGKPDPMCYLLAARDLQVDPGECVVFEDSFSGIQAGTVAGMRVIGLATTNPEEAIGDKVSAVIPDFSRPEKVLELLS
- a CDS encoding DUF3352 domain-containing protein produces the protein MKRRLVFWVLLLFLAAGGIWYLVFRQSGMYRVREGIPEDAVFIVETPSFNRIRDKLYRNRIWASLKAYPYFEEYHANLNLADSLSEVYPGLRKLLTDRPFAVSCHLVSATDYDLLYVCDLGKLNVIQAFDGLVGGVLGDGQMSRKGDVTGIRIGELKLYYAIKANLLFISFSEKLVTRAWKTCGRHPAFQEQSNTGDIRLELEHTRFEKWMKMLWGEAATNADSSAFETTALALQLQDKALAFSGKTYPSRHNFSLWSALNLVEGNKSSVREIIGNHVAAYVSVCYSSFEELENILLEDYKVNNLKEFQGYEKTVTRLNKFLGLDLAGLFTSWMGNEIAIVKPAVDQENRLDNLILAIRAKDIDLAKDQLAYLAEQIGRKTPVRFRNIDYNGHTIGYLSLKGFFNMFLGKWFSKFDKPYYTFIGDYVVFSNSSSTLAAMIKDYSLGNTLVQDEKYNDLMSELGNRSNIYGYVSSPETYEYLFRSLPPEDRAEFVKNKGAFQSFEAIGFTLTNAGSGYETHLVAIHNVDAARDYEIRELSRSLEKQADLIESGYYHVVIPDSIAVSTRGDYAYRTEQLDYAGKLSNGDPEGIWKITDRQGQVVAQLLYREGKLQGESRFFYPDGVVAVQVTYDNGKITAYKEFFSDGTLKTELEYNRGLRHGEARFYYSTGHLFGEGKYKKGRRTGTWKYYKVTGEIEKKLKF
- a CDS encoding MATE family efflux transporter; its protein translation is MRFTNRQILKIAGPILVSVLMEHLIGMTDTAFLGRVGEVELGASALAGVYYLAIFMLGFGFSTGVQIMIGRRNGEGNYTAIGELFNQGFVFQFLLATFIFFATRFGSPLLLRHLIDSPQVYEATLEYMNRRIFGLFFSFTALMFRAFYVGIADTRTLTANSLVMVGTNVVLNYILIFGKLGFPALGIAGAAIASVLAEVTSLLFFIVYTGLKIDRQKYRLYRFHRIEIHLLKRILGISIWTMVQAFISISTWFLFFIAVEHLGERPLAITNVLRNISSLFFIIVSAFATTASSLVSNLMGSGDSGRVMDTFKKVSRLCYVFILPLIFVMALFPNSVMRIYTDNSALIQSAVPAYYVMIFVYLVSVPANILFNTVSGTGNTRSALFIELIALVAYVLSVIYLVIYLKADVAICWTTEYIYLVCMFSLTYWYMKKGNWKNKKI
- a CDS encoding thioredoxin family protein encodes the protein MKQLKLLFVGLLLVAANGLFAQITFTEGTFEEALAKAKAEKKNLFIDFYANWCGPCKVMAAQVFTIPPVGDYFNEHFINCKLDCDAAANKEVVKRYKVESLPTLMFLDSKGEVLRTLVGAVTPDVLMLEAQIATGEELPFEKLYEKSRKEKKNTELQQKLLIRAPHFIGTQNGYNQEKWKVRIDALFPEYLKTKKLENMINPTDFTILSLYHPEMEKQDGIFDFVVKNYDRYGEAVDKETVQNYLIGLYNTYILRLCSTGKTDYRQALGRIGGDLRAIYAGMPFGDLTAVEAVTLLADSYFNLFRHNLPLFFENMDKYFAGAGKALSINDYTQPIEDLYGIYQGNPPDNARPMLIQWLDRALTFDMTAQLRARLLMLLAENQQKTGDSAKAKQSLNQAFIVCAGIPEEAVKVQLQNMIREKLNDL
- a CDS encoding fasciclin domain-containing protein; the protein is MAKIKSYIHIALLLCIGLALGSCTKWNYHDGGVAYGVHDCSMWDYFKKQPRDWDSTRVMIQHAGLQDLFEGKGEYGQITFLAPSNLAIMTYMFNNNFRRVNEIPAAECRRLLEKLIIPQRILTSDVPRGSRSEATGEKTGGKTYTLMDGSEAFLWTFQESYLGVGNAGAVHLWFFIEKFATSRRIYSSNIQTENGVVQALGHDFLFE
- a CDS encoding M16 family metallopeptidase, with product MRIFLLTFLTVCVFRVSAAPETPFRHGRLDNGLTYYIRATGASAGKADFYLVQNVGALMEEEHQNGLAHVLEHMAFHATEHFPEGVPAFLKRRGIQDLNAYTGADETVYHIDGVPTTDGGLVDSCLLILHDWSGFLQLRADEMEIERKVILEERRQGMDLSQRMQSQLNAYLYNHSKYATHDVIGTPEVLNHFTADEVRAYYHDFYRPDQQAVIVLGDIDPDAVEAGVKRLFAGIPKRVNAKPRVTYAIPDNEEPQYCRLIDEDIPQNAVVLMKRFRKPEFRTLGEQVKDQLCREFYNQIVGERLNDFIQEEDALFLSAQAGVHDVVRHYEGQNIAITPLPGMEKEAVRQVLEQLERIHRYAITDQKLKELTDNYRLGLKQSAAMLRRMPNSVYLKVYQDHFLLGYPLAEVAEKLDAAWHLLDSIDSRAVHAWLDRWNAGDLNRIYAVQGNNPDYPFPDSETLTRLLREARQSSPAPYVQAVADTLPSLMDFTPVAGRIVKTKRLKGPGAEEWTLSNGAKVYYKHNDYESGAFNLLAGSPGGRSLLPAEDLPSADALNTLFLQYGLYKYPARLLNAIMRGHNIDINIDLGERSESISCSSTRDDAEIAFQFFHLTVVHPRFSRPDFDKYVRANKIQRTYAKPTTDDSIASVMQELHTLPSPRIRKTDTAYYAAMDYDRMVEIYDERFRNAADFAFYLVGDLPREEARRLVELYIASLPARNVRETPVHHRYASTASATRDIRLGLPEEKYMVSIEYKNHLKTKASDKICFHVLQKHFDNLFRQIIREDEGGSYGVQLHTEAEDYPFYDQTFAVQFESSQAKGPRMRQIVHDQIRQFIEEGISEDDAEYYLLVLKQEHQKAFAEKNVAYWTENLQFYNRTHTQLDDPRYFDGIIDQIRAKDIVAFARKFFDTAQCIDVVIY